The Methylomarinum sp. Ch1-1 genome contains the following window.
AACTTGTCGTTAAGCCTAATTGACAAGGTCCTTTACCGTTGACCGAACCTATCGCCGTCAAAGCCGTTTTAATTTATCCGCGGTTTGATACCTCGGATACCTTTTGGAGTTACGCCCGAAGTCTGGGTTTATATGCGTCCGGAAATCGCTTCGGTTTGCCGAAAAGACTGTTGCCGCCGCTAGGGCTGTTGGGCCTGTATCGACATCTGAAACCTTATTATCGGGAAATTGAGCTGATCGACCGAAATGTCGATCCCAGACCATTGGCGGAGCAGATCGGCGATGCCGATCATGTCTATATGGGCGGCATGTCTGCGCAGCAACACAGTCTTTATCGCGATGCCGAACAGGTTAGGCAAAGCGGCAAGACCTTGATTGTCGGCGGAACGGCAGTCACCCCGGATTCGCCGCTGCTCGACGTCGCCGATCATCTGATCGAGAATGAAGCGGAAATGGTCATAGACGATTTATTGCAGGGACTAAGCGATGGCAGCGCACGGCATTACTACCGGGGGGCTGTCACGCCGGCCGACCGATTCTTTCAACCGGACTTTTCCGCCATCGATTTGCAAGATTATGCCCACATGGCTTTGCAGATCAGTCGCGGTTGTCCCGAGTCTTGCGAATTCTGCGATATTCCGTCCCGATTCGGGAAAAATTATCGAGTCACGCCATGGCGGCAGACCGCGGCGGCGTTTCGTCAATTGACCGAGCTGGGCTGGTCCGGGCCGGTGTTTATCGTCGACGATAATTTCATCGGCAATCCGCGCAAGGCGCTGGAAGCCCTGCGCCATCTTTATCATATCGGCGAGGATTTGGGCATACATCACCCCAAATATACCGAAATGACGCTGAGATTCGCCGATGATTCGACGGTGATGCAGGAACTGCGGCATTGGTTCAGGCGCTGCAATTTCAGTCAGAGCTTCTACGGTGTGGAAACGCCGAACAAGGCTGCGCTCAGGGAAACGGACAAGCAGCAGAATCTGCGCGGCGACAAGGGCCTGGTGGAAAAACTGGCCTATATCAGCGAACAGACCGGTTCCGGCGTCATGATGGGAATGATCTATGGTTTCGATCATGACAGCGACGATACCGTCGAGCCGTTCATCGATTTTGTCAACGCCACCCATGCGCCGATTGTCATGGCGGGTTTGTTGAATGCGTTGCCGCGCACCGCTCTGATGGAACGCCTGAAAAAAGAAGGGCGTTTCATCCAGCACAGCAGCGGCAACAACTCCGATGGTGTGATCAATTTCATTCCGCTGAATTTCTCCATCGAACAGGCGGAACGCAATTATCTTAAGATCCTGCAAGCCATTTATCACCCGGACGCCTATTTCAAGCGGGTGATGCGGCACTTGCAGCGCGTCGATCCGCTGCTAAAGGGGGACTTTCGCGATCGCCGTGAACAGCTGTCGGCCGTCATCAAGATTCTGAGCCGTCAAAACGCCTTGAATTACTGGCGCTACCTGTTCCAGGCGCTGAAAATCGCCGGCCGCCGGTTTCCGGCGGGCAGTGCGGCCTACACAGCGTTGACGGCCGAATATTTCGCCTTATGCGCGCAATACACTCATTTCATCGGCCAGACCCGGGCCTTGCAGCGGCAAATCGAGCACAGGCGATACCAAGGCTGGCAGCGCTGTTCCTGGCGACAAGTATTGGCGGCCGAGATTGAAGCGGTCGAATTATTACAGGCCCACCCGGATACGCCGCTGCTCGATACGATCCGCCTCGATTTAGCGCTCGATCATTGCTTGACCGGGACGCGGCTCCAGCTGATGGAGTATTACTGCGAGCCGTTGATATGGCAGGCGTTTGCCGATGGCGCCGACGCGATGCCGTCAGACCGGCAGTTTGTGGCGCTGCAAATCGAGGCCTTTGCCGCGGTATACCGGCAAAGAACGGCCATCGCCGGCGGCATCGCTTGGGAAGAGATAGAACGCCATCTTCAGGCCACGCTGGCGCAAAATCACGACTTCGTTCTGCAAATGCGGCGGCGGTTCCGTAAATTCTTGGCGTTGAAGGCGCTTAGCGATGAGTGCTAAAGGTTTAGCTCGAATGTCTGCGAGTAGAGGGCGGTGATGAGACGCTATTACATCGGTTTGTCGGTCACCTATCATGATCCCGCCATGGCCATTGTCGATGAAAAGGGCCGGGTTTTGTTCGCCGAGGCCGGCGAGCGGTATTTGCAGCACAAGCGCGCGTTGAATTGCGAGGCGGATCCGTTGTTGCGCGTGCCGGAGTTATTGGCCGAGCATTGTCGTTTTCCCTGTCAAATCACGATCGCGATCAACTGGCGCAAACGTCGGCCCTGGTATGAAAACGTCGTCGCCGCGCTGGGGTGTCTGGATGCGCCGGGCTTGATGAAGCAGGGCATCAAACGTCTGCGCTCGCCTTTGCCCAATTATCAGCTGCATCACATGATCGCCTGTCAGCGCAGCAAGATTAAGACGGCCGGTTTGAATCTGGTGCGTATTCTTCGGCAATCTTATCCACAGACGCCGCTGCGTTTCGCCGACTTTGCCCATCATCTGACCCATGCGGCCTGCGCCTGTTATAGCAGTCCTTTTAGCGAAGCCGCCTGCGCGGTGGTCGATTCGTTTGGCGAGAACGGATCAATGGCGTTCTATCATTTTCGCAACGGCCGATTGCAACTGATCCATGAAAACCGTGGCGCCGGCAGCATCGGTTTCTATTATATGAAAATCACCGAATTATGCGGTTTCGACTGGCTAAAAGGGGAAGAATGGAAGGTCATGGGCTTGGCGCCTTATGGCAAGTTGAACCCGGAACTCTATGAATTGTTGAAGTCTTTGATCGTGGTCGAGGGACTGAGCTGCAAGCATCCGGGGCGCAGGCTGTTCGAGCGAGTCGACGAGCTGGCGCGTTTCCAGCGGCAAAAAGACCAATCGATCGAACAGGCCGCCGATATCGCCTTTACCGGACAGTTTTTTTTCGCCGAACTGGTCGGCCGTTTGTTGGGCAATCTGCAGGACATGACCGGCTCGAAACAACTGGCGCTGGCCGGCGGCTGCGCGCTGAATTCAGCCTTCAACGGCCAGATCGTCGAGCGCACCGGCTTCGAGCGCGTCCATATTCCATCGGCGCCGGCCGACGACGGCACAGCATTGGGCGCAGCCTGGTTGGCTTTGCGCCAGGATAATCCGTCTGTCGCGTTGGGCGGCGCCGCCTTGACGCCTTATCTAGGCTCGACGATTCCCGATGCGGCGCTGCAGCAGTTTAAAAAATATAACCGCAGCCTGAAGGTTCGGCATTTGCCGGATAGTCTTTGTCACACTGTCGCCCGCTTGCTGACCGATGGCGATTTGATCGCTTGGGTGCAGGGCAGGGCGGAATTCGGGCCGCGCGCCTTGGGCAACCGGTCGATACTGGCCGATCCCAGGCGGGCCTCGACCAAGGATCGGATCAATGCGACGATCAAGTTCCGCGAACAGTTCAGGCCTTTCGCGCCGGCGTTGCTGGCCGAATGCGCCGAGGATTTTTTTGACCATAGTCAGA
Protein-coding sequences here:
- a CDS encoding B12-binding domain-containing radical SAM protein, whose translation is MTEPIAVKAVLIYPRFDTSDTFWSYARSLGLYASGNRFGLPKRLLPPLGLLGLYRHLKPYYREIELIDRNVDPRPLAEQIGDADHVYMGGMSAQQHSLYRDAEQVRQSGKTLIVGGTAVTPDSPLLDVADHLIENEAEMVIDDLLQGLSDGSARHYYRGAVTPADRFFQPDFSAIDLQDYAHMALQISRGCPESCEFCDIPSRFGKNYRVTPWRQTAAAFRQLTELGWSGPVFIVDDNFIGNPRKALEALRHLYHIGEDLGIHHPKYTEMTLRFADDSTVMQELRHWFRRCNFSQSFYGVETPNKAALRETDKQQNLRGDKGLVEKLAYISEQTGSGVMMGMIYGFDHDSDDTVEPFIDFVNATHAPIVMAGLLNALPRTALMERLKKEGRFIQHSSGNNSDGVINFIPLNFSIEQAERNYLKILQAIYHPDAYFKRVMRHLQRVDPLLKGDFRDRREQLSAVIKILSRQNALNYWRYLFQALKIAGRRFPAGSAAYTALTAEYFALCAQYTHFIGQTRALQRQIEHRRYQGWQRCSWRQVLAAEIEAVELLQAHPDTPLLDTIRLDLALDHCLTGTRLQLMEYYCEPLIWQAFADGADAMPSDRQFVALQIEAFAAVYRQRTAIAGGIAWEEIERHLQATLAQNHDFVLQMRRRFRKFLALKALSDEC
- a CDS encoding carbamoyltransferase family protein, with product MRRYYIGLSVTYHDPAMAIVDEKGRVLFAEAGERYLQHKRALNCEADPLLRVPELLAEHCRFPCQITIAINWRKRRPWYENVVAALGCLDAPGLMKQGIKRLRSPLPNYQLHHMIACQRSKIKTAGLNLVRILRQSYPQTPLRFADFAHHLTHAACACYSSPFSEAACAVVDSFGENGSMAFYHFRNGRLQLIHENRGAGSIGFYYMKITELCGFDWLKGEEWKVMGLAPYGKLNPELYELLKSLIVVEGLSCKHPGRRLFERVDELARFQRQKDQSIEQAADIAFTGQFFFAELVGRLLGNLQDMTGSKQLALAGGCALNSAFNGQIVERTGFERVHIPSAPADDGTALGAAWLALRQDNPSVALGGAALTPYLGSTIPDAALQQFKKYNRSLKVRHLPDSLCHTVARLLTDGDLIAWVQGRAEFGPRALGNRSILADPRRASTKDRINATIKFREQFRPFAPALLAECAEDFFDHSQSSPYMDKTLSIRADKRDSLAAVCHVDGTGRLQTVTKEFNPRFYQLIVEFHRLTEVPALLNTSFNVMGKPMVHSLEDALAVFLTSGLDHLVINDYLISKPKGHESSR